The Mytilus galloprovincialis chromosome 2, xbMytGall1.hap1.1, whole genome shotgun sequence genome has a window encoding:
- the LOC143062086 gene encoding uncharacterized protein LOC143062086 yields MPGSGPKYYPCVLCNKRTKPHERRSINKSVAKYLKKNFLITYKQEDKICNTCRHKYYVQETRQSSVVQHILSDDEDYAPPAKRRSTVLSSPPSVSLSIPSTSKSHSYCFICKKPGPKLIVVPSQARFSAFLKKEVIIPAGCRCCPGHLTEDSFTEDAISKINCTNDNVILNRSSIMDLLKKLRYTALQNEQSRIDFDTDKVLSDSDFINLTGINKDNFNDLHPYIKNTVRNTPTRSTRTSLGIFLFKLKSRISNKVLSTIFNISRSSLRRAISCVRQALVNNFVPENLGFKHISHDDVVNMHTRPLAQTLFGDGANTQAILVLDCTFMYIQKSGNFHSQRRSYSLHKGRPLVKPMVVVTTTGYFVTVLGPYLADCKNNDAAILKHMFNTNVEDIKEWVQDDDIFVVDRGFRDSFELLDDLGIKAQMPSFLMKGQKQMTTDEANASRLVTKVRWVVESANARIKRWKYLSHVLSNKQVPYIGYYVCIVCGISNKYLPPLSPGCDNEEALAAKMLYLSKRVNTLKQRVEEENLERRKTIWKEPDNHTFERM; encoded by the exons ATGCCTGGAAGCGGTCCAAAGTATTACCCGTGCGTTCTATGCAATAAAAGGACTAAACCACATGAAAGAAGATCAATCAATAAATCTGTAGCAAAGTATTTGAAGAAGAATTTTTTGATAACATATAAACAAGAAGACAAAATATGCAATACGTGTAGGCACAAATACTATGTTCAGGAAACCAGACAATCCTCTGTTGTACAGCATATATTATCTGACGATGAAGATTATGCTCCACCAGCAAAACGTAGATCTACTGTTTTATCCAGTCCACCATCAGTATCTCTTTCAATACCTTCTACATCAAAAAGCCATTCATACTGTTTCATATGCAAAAAGCCCGGACCAAAGCTAATTGTTGTTCCATCACAAGCAAGATTTTCTGCATTTCTAAAAAAAGAGGTTATAATTCCTGCGGGATGTCGCTGTTGTCCGGGACATTTGACGGAAGATAGTTTTACAGAAGATGCAATAAGTAAAATAAACTGTACCAATGATAATGTCATCCTTAACAGATCTTCAATTATGGATCTTTTGAAGAAGTTAAGATACACAGCATTACAAAATGAACAATCAAGAATTGACTTTGATACAGATAAAGTTTTATCTGACTCTGACTTTATTAATTTAACCGGTATAAATAAGGACAACTTTAATGATCTTCATCCCTACATCAAAAATACAGTAAGAAATACACCTACACGAAGCACAAGAACTTCTCTTGgaattttcctttttaaattaaaatctagAATTTCAAATAAAGTGCTATCTACCATTTTCAACATATCAAGATCAAGTTTACGCCGAGCCATTTCATGTGTCAGACAAGCTTTAGTTAATAATTTCGTACCTGAAAATTTGGGTTTTAAACACATCAGCCATGATGATGTCGTTAATATGCACACACGACCTCTAGCTCAGACTTTATTTGGGGATGGAGCAAACACACAGGCTATCTTAGTGCTTGATTGCACCTTTATGTATATCCAAAAAAGCGGAAATTTTCATTCTCAAAGACGGTCATATAGCTTACACAAGGGACGACCGCTGGTTAAACCAATGGTAGTTGTTACTACTACAGGGTACTTTGTGACTGTTCTGGGACCATACTTGGCCGACTGCAAAAATAATGATGCAGCAATCCTCAAACATATGTTTAATACAAATGTAGAAGATATCAAAGAATGGGTACAAGACGATGATATATTTGTGGTTGACAGAGGATTCAGGGACTCATTTGAGCTTCTTGATGATTTGGGGATAAAGGCACAGATGCCAAGCTTTTTAATGAAAGGCCAAAAACAGATGACAACAGATGAAGCCAATGCAAGTAGATTAGTTACTAAG GTCCGTTGGGTAGTAGAATCTGCTAATGCAAGAATCAAGAGATGGAAGTATTTGAGCCATGTTTTATCAAATAAACAAGTTCCATATATCGGATATTATGTTTGCATTGTATGtggaatatcaaataaatatttaccGCCGTTGTCTCCAG GATGTGACAATGAAGAAGCATTGGCTGCAAAAATGCTCTATCTGTCGAAAAGAGTAAATACACTGAAACAGAGGGTTGAAGAAGAAAATTTGGAGAGGCGTAAGACAATCTGGAAAGAGCCAGATAATCATACTTTTGAGCGTATGTGA
- the LOC143062725 gene encoding uncharacterized protein LOC143062725 produces the protein MKGLLFVLLAILFAESANGTIRVPNRQMCPDGLVPDQVFPDKVRLTCKPGPGSGKNVKCKTFASTVGSFFQCPKHGYYTGWFKLGLKRMLRCCREPGIQYSRKDCRLVYNDMIARGKIFRVDKGKFITTSWSPDGGVTWIQYQCVYNTSPAFTYNDYFTHGGNW, from the exons ATGAAAG GTTTATTATTTGTGCTTTTGGCAATACTTTTTGCCGAAAGTGCAAATGGGACTATACGAGTCCCGAACAGACAAATGTGTCCAGATGGCCTTGTCCCAGATCAAGTTTTCCCAGATAAAGTTCGATTGACATGTAAGCCTGGACCTGGGTCTGGTAAAAATGTCAAGTGCAAAACCTTTG CTTCAACGGTGGGCAGTTTTTTCCAGTGTCCTAAACATGGTTATTATACTGGATGGTTCAAACTAGGTTTGAAACGAATGTTGAGATGTTGTAGAGAACCGg GTATACAATACTCCCGCAAAGATTGCAGACTTGTTTATAATGACATGATTGCACGAGGAAAGATTTTTAGAGTTGATAAAGGGAAGTTTATCACCACATCTTGGTCTCCAGATGGCGG ggTAACTTGGATCCAGTATCAGTGTGTATACAATACTAGTCCTGCATTCACATATAATGACTATTTCACACATGGTGGTAACTGGTAA